One genomic window of Glycine max cultivar Williams 82 chromosome 16, Glycine_max_v4.0, whole genome shotgun sequence includes the following:
- the LOC100812269 gene encoding pentatricopeptide repeat-containing protein At3g61520, mitochondrial — protein sequence MWMLSQSKPLRSRTYLLHFTRRRCHCNSQNDAASAVTQVVELLQLPPDHWDHDKLHSILFNPSPLSSHHFLQITLQLSSIPKSLQFLKYLSAKAPQHHPHSLSSVFQGSLELASRHPNSQTHLLSLHRFRKSTHPTLPLTPKSASLLLQCLENARLVNDSLLLFNQLDPSSKSPQLCHGLLRVLLKSGRAGDALHVLDEMPQANSGFSVTGEIVFGELVRSGRSFPDGEVVGLVAKLGERGVFPDGFKLTQLVGKLCGDQKNGVAWEVLHCVMRLGGAVDAASCNALLTWLGRGRDIKRMNELLAEMEKRKIRPSVVTFGILVNHLCKARRIDEALQVFDRLRGKGGSNWVGVEPDVVLFNTLIDGLCKVGKEEDGLSLLEEMKMGNINRPNTVTYNCLIDGFFKAGNFDRAHELFRQMNEEGVQPNVITLNTLVDGLCKHGRVHRAVEFFNEMKGKGLKGNAATYTALISAFCGVNNINRAMQCFEEMLSSGCSPDAVVYYSLISGLCIAGRMNDASVVVSKLKLAGFSLDRSCYNVLISGFCKKKKLERVYELLTEMEETGVKPDTITYNTLISYLGKTGDFATASKVMEKMIKEGLRPSVVTYGAIIHAYCSKKNVDEGMKIFGEMCSTSKVPPNTVIYNILIDALCRNNDVDRAISLMEDMKVKRVRPNTTTYNAILKGVRDKKMLHKAFELMDRMVEEACRPDYITMEVLTEWLSAVGEIEKLKHFVEGYQDSSYPASSQT from the coding sequence ATGTGGATGTTGTCGCAATCCAAACCCCTCCGCAGCCGCACCTACCTGCTACACTTCACGAGGCGGCGCTGTCACTGCAACTCCCAAAACGACGCCGCATCGGCGGTGACCCAAGTAGTGGAACTTCTCCAACTTCCACCGGACCATTGGGACCACGACAAGCTCCACTCCATTCTCTTCAACCCCTCACCCCTCTCCTCTCACCACTTCCTCCAAATCACTCTCCAACTATCTTCCATTCCCAAATCCCTCCAATTTCTCAAATACCTCTCAGCAAAAGCCCCACAACACCATCCCCATTCCCTCTCTTCCGTCTTCCAGGGCTCTCTTGAGCTCGCTTCTCGACACCCCAATTCCCAAACCCACCTTCTCAGCCTCCACCGCTTCCGAAAATCCACCCACCCCACTCTCCCCCTCACTCCCAAATCCGCTTCGCTTCTCTTGCAGTGCCTTGAAAATGCGCGACTGGTCAACGACTCGCTTCTTCTCTTTAACCAGCTCGACCCTTCTTCCAAAAGTCCCCAACTTTGCCACGGATTGTTGAGGGTCTTGCTGAAATCGGGTCGTGCCGGCGATGCACTCCACGTGCTCGACGAAATGCCCCAAGCGAATTCCGGGTTTTCCGTGACGGGGGAAATTGTTTTTGGGGAGTTGGTGAGGAGTGGAAGAAGTTTTCCTGATGGGGAGGTTGTGGGGTTGGTTGCCAAGCTAGGTGAGCGTGGAGTTTTCCCTGATGGGTTTAAGCTTACTCAGTTGGTGGGTAAGCTCTGTGGGGATCAGAAGAACGGTGTTGCGTGGGAGGTTTTGCATTGTGTGATGAGATTGGGTGGTGCGGTTGATGCTGCGTCGTGCAATGCTTTGTTAACTTGGCTAGGACGGGGGAGGGACATTAAGAGGATGAATGAACTGTTGGCGGAGATGGAAAAGAGGAAGATACGGCCTAGCGTGGTTACCTTTGGGATTCTTGTTAATCATTTGTGCAAGGCTAGGAGGATTGACGAGGCGTTACAGGTGTTTGATAGATTGAGAGGGAAGGGAGGAAGTAATTGGGTTGGTGTTGAGCCTGATGTGGTGTTGTTTAATACTTTGATTGATGGACTTTGTAAGGTTGGGAAGGAAGAAGATGGTTTGAGTTTGCTGGAAGAGATGAAAATGGGGAATATAAATAGGCCGAACACGGTGACATATAATTGCTTGATTGATGGGTTCTTTAAAGCTGGAAATTTTGATAGAGCACATGAGCTGTTTCGTCAGATGAATGAGGAAGGAGTGCAGCCAAATGTGATCACCCTCAATACATTGGTTGATGGTTTGTGCAAACATGGGAGGGTCCATAGAGCAGTTGAGTTTTTCAACGAGATGAAAGGGAAGGGCCTGAAAGGGAATGCTGCTACTTATACTGCGTTGATATCTGCCTTCTGTGGTGTGAACAATATTAATAGAGCCATGCAATGTTTTGAAGAGATGTTGAGTTCTGGGTGCTCTCCAGATGCTGTTGTTTACTATAGTTTGATATCGGGTTTATGCATTGCTGGAAGGATGAATGATGCCAGCGTTGTTGTGTCAAAGTTGAAACTGGCTGGGTTCAGTCTTGATAGATCTTGCTATAATGTTCTCATCAGTGGATTCtgtaagaagaagaagttggAAAGAGTTTATGAACTGCTTACCGAAATGGAAGAAACTGGAGTTAAACCTGATACTATCACCTATAACACTTTGATTTCCTATCTTGGCAAAACTGGAGATTTTGCAACTGCCAGTAAGGTAATGGAAAAGATGATTAAAGAGGGTCTTAGGCCCTCTGTTGTCACATATGGGGCAATTATACATGCATATTGTTCTAAGAAGAATGTTGATGAGGGTATGAAGATTTTTGGGGAAATGTGTTCTACATCCAAAGTCCCTCCCAACACTGTCATATACAACATTTTAATAGATGCTCTGTGCAGGAATAACGATGTAGACAGGGCGATTTCTTTGATGGAGGACATGAAGGTAAAGAGGGTTAGGCCTAATACAACCACATATAATGCTATTCTCAAAGGAGTTCGTGATAAGAAAATGTTGCACAAAGCATTTGAATTGATGGACAGAATGGTTGAAGAAGCTTGCAGACCTGACTATATAACCATGGAGGTTCTTACTGAATGGCTTTCTGCAGTTGGTGAAATAGAAAAATTGAAACATTTTGTCGAAGGCTATCAAGATTCTTCTTATCCAGCATCATCTCAAACTTAA
- the LOC100815829 gene encoding WRKY transcription factor 22, giving the protein MEADWDLHAVVRGCTTTTSSAATTTTNSSSVSSSGFGACNPPSTSSCFFSVYNPAEQGGHVLSLSENPFEARSSNSIEGLHELCKPFFLKPQPQTLQTSSPLSSFSYSSTPKSPHKQQEQKQSQPQFHHAGSATTPRSKRRKNQLKKVCQVAAENLSSDIWAWRKYGQKPIKGSPYPRGYYRCSSSKGCLARKQVERNRSDPAMFIVTYTGEHNHPAPTHKNSLAGSTRHKPQTATAEDAATIKPASPSTSGMEEEVAQHSAKSESTEEEDMEDLMKNDEELPNEFGLTETVVSDDFFEGLEELTGSATDPFTAISSNIDRWPLANNSATAAGGS; this is encoded by the exons ATGGAAGCCGATTGGGATCTCCACGCCGTCGTCAGAGGCTGCACCACCACCACTTCCTCCGCCGCCACAACCACCACTAACTCCTCCTCTGTTTCTTCCTCTGGCTTTGGTGCTTGTAACCCACCTTCAACTTCAAGCTGTTTTTTCTCTGTTTACAACCCTGCTGAACAAGGAGGCCATGTTTTGTCTCTTTCAGAGAACCCCTTTGAAGCAAGGAGTTCCAATTCCATTGAAGGGCTTCACGAGCTTTGCAAGCCTTTCTTCCTCAAACCACAGCCTCAGACTCTTCAAACCTCTTCTCCActctcttccttttcttattcttcCACACCCAAATCACCTCACAAACAGCAAGAACAAAAGCAGTCTCAGCCTCAGTTTCACCATGCCGGTTCTGCCACCACGCCACGATCCAAAAGAAG GAAGAATCAGCTTAAGAAGGTTTGTCAAGTGGCAGCTGAAAATCTCTCATCAGACATATGGGCTTGGAGGAAATATGGCCAGAAACCCATCAAAGGCTCACCATATCCAAG GGGATACTACAGATGTAGCAGCTCAAAAGGGTGTTTAGCTAGGAAACAAGTGGAGAGGAACAGATCCGACCCAGCAATGTTCATAGTCACATACACTGGTGAACACAACCACCCTGCTCCTACTCATAAAAACTCTCTTGCCGGCTCCACGCGCCACAAACCTCAAACTGCCACTGCCGAAGACGCCGCCACCATAAAACCGGCTTCTCCTTCCACCTCAGGGATGGAAGAAGAGGTGGCACAGCACAGTGCAAAGTCAGAGAGCACAGAAGAAGAAGACATGGAAGATCTCATGAAAAATGATGAGGAATTACCAAACGAATTTGGCTTAACAGAAACGGTGGTATCAGATGATTTCTTTGAAGGATTAGAGGAACTGACAGGGTCTGCCACTGACCCGTTTACAGCCATTAGTAGCAACATTGATCGGTGGCCACTGGCCAATAATTCTGCCACTGCCGCTGGTGGTAGCTGA